A window of Sagittula sp. P11 genomic DNA:
CCTGCGCGCCCACCGCGTAGCCGATGCGCGCCCCGGCCATGCCATGCGCTTTCGAAAAGGTGCGGAAGCGAATCACGCGCGGGTCCTCGGGGTCGAGATCCGGCGAGGTGCCGTCCGGCGCGAACTCGATATAGGCCTCGTCCAGCGCCAGCACGCAGCCGTCGGGCAGGTGGTCGAGCGCCGAGACGATCTCGCTGCCCTTGTGGAAGGTGCCCATCGGGTTGTCGGGGTTCGACAGGTAGACGATCTTTGCGTCGACCTCCGCGGCCTTGGCGAACAGCGCCGCCGGGTCCTCGCGGTCCTTGACGAAGGGGACCTTGTGCAAGACGCCGCCATAACCCGCGACATGGTAGTTGAAGGTCGGATAGGCCCCGTCCGAGGTCACGACCGCATCGCCCGGTGCCACCAGCAGCCGCACGAAATTCCCCAGAAGCCCGTCGATGCCGGAGCCCAGCACGATGTTCGCAGGCGTCACGCCCATCTGCTCGGAGAGCGCGCCCTTCAGGTCCAGATGGCTCGAATCGGCGTATTTCCAGATCTCCACCGCCTCGTCCTGCATCGCCGCGATGGCGAAGGGCGAGGGGCCGAACACGCTTTCATTGGCGCCCAGACGCGCCCGGAACGGCGCACCGCGCTGGCGTTCCAGCGCCTCGGGGCCAACGAACGGCACGGTTGCGGGAAGGTCGGCGATCAGGTCGGGGTAACGGGGTCCACTCATGGCTGCGCAATATGCCGCGGGATTTCCGCCGTGCAAGCGTTATCGCAGGAACTTGCGGCGCGCTTCCCGGGCGATCTCGTAACGCAGTTGCAGGTCGGCGATCCGCGCCATAAGGCGTTTGCGCGCGTCGGGGTCCGTGGCGGCCTGCCAGTCGGTGCGCGCGGCGTCCAGCTGCGCCTTCAGCGCGATCTCCTCGGGCAGGGCGCCGGCCTCCGCCATGATGCGGAAGCCCACCGCGTCGCCCGCATCGACCTGCGCATCGCCGGGACGCTTCGGCAGCGGCTTGCCCTCGCCGGACAGGCCGGAAAGCGCGCCCTCCGCCTCCGCCTTGCGGATCTGCGCTTCGGTCAGCCTGTGCCAGCCTCTCATCCCGTGGCCCTCCCTGGGCGGCTGACCCGGCGCGCCAGCACCGGTGCGGTGCCGTATGTCGCCGGATCGTCCAGACATTTTACCACGTATTCCGCCACGTCAGCACGGCTGATCACGCCCATCCGCCATGTCTCCGGCGCAACCATCACCTCGATGTCGTGGCAGGCGCGGTTGCCGGTCAGGATCGTCGGGCGCACCAGCGTCCAGTCGAGCGACGAGGCGCGGATGATCTCCTCCTGCCGGGTCTTGTCCTTGTAGGGCTCCGACAGCAGGACCCGGTGGCCCAGCCGCTCCGGCGTGGACAGCGCCGACACGCTGTCGCCCGCGCCGATCCCGGTGATCGCGACCAGCCGCCTCACGCCCTGCGCCTCCATCAGCGGCACCAGCGCCCGCGTCGCATCGGAGAACAGCGTCACCCGCCGCCACAGCATCGCGATGCTCTCCTTCATGCCAAGCGCCATGACCACCGCATCGACGCCCTCCAGCGCGGGGCCGAGATCGGCGGAGTTCGTGGCGTCCCCCGCGACCGGCTCCAGCCCCTCGCGCGGGGGCATCGACCCGGCGGAGCGTGACATCGCCCGCACCGTGTGACCCGCCGCCAGGGCGGCCTCCACCACCTTCAGACCGATCCCCCGGCTGCCTCCCAGAACAAGCAGTTTCATGGCGACGCACCTCCTGCGGGTTGTTGACCATCACAGTTCCTTAACTTGACCCGGCAGCGTCAAAAGGCCAGTTTCGCCGCCGAGCAGTGCAGGAAAGAAAAACCATATGCGCAATCCGCCGCCCTTCGCCCCTTTCGAATGGATGATCGCGTGGCGATACCTCCGCGCGCGCCGGGCCGAAGGCGGCGTTTCGGTGATGACCTGGATCAGCCTCGTGGGAATCACGCTGGCGGTCTTTGCCCTGATCGCGACGCTGGCGGTGCGCTCCGGCTTCCGGGCGGAGTTCGTCGACACCATCCTCGGCTCCAACGCGCACCTCACCGTCTACAGCACCACCCGCACCGACGAGGCGGGCAACCCCGACCGCACCATTGCCGATTACGAGGGCATGGCGCAGCAGGTCGAACGCGTGCCCTTCATCCAGCGCGTCGCACCGCTGGTCAAAGGGCAGGTCATGGCCACCGCCAACGGCAACAACGCCGGCGTCGAGGTCTTCGGCATCGCCCCCGACGACCTGAAGGCCATCCCGCGCATCGCCGACCCCGAAACCGGGCGCGGCGACCTCGACCGCTTCGAGGAGGGCGTGGCCATCGGTTCGGGCGTGGCGATGATGCTGGGCGTGGGCGTGGGCGACGACGTGAAGCTGATCTCGCCCAACGGGGTGAAGACCGCCTTCGGCGTCTCGCCCCGCGTGAAATCCTACAAAGTGACCTGGATCTTCACCGCCGGGCGCTACGACATCGACCGCACGCGGATCTACATGCCCTTCGCCGAGGCGCAGCTCTACTTCAACCGCGAAGGCGTGGCCGACGAGCTGGAGGTCATCGTCTCCGACCCCGAAGAGGTGGAGACCTTCATCCAGCCGGTGTCGGAGGCGGTGGGTCCCGGCGCGCTGATCTGGACGTGGCAGGACGCCTCAGGCGGGTTCCTGCGCGCGCTCGAAATCGAGGACAACGTGATGTTCGTCATCCTCTCGGTGCTGGTGCTGATCGCCACGATGAACATCGTCTCGGGCCTCATCATGCTGGTCAAGAACAAGGGCCGCGACATCGGCATCCTGCGCACCATGGGGCTGACCGAAGGCTCGGTCATGCGGGTGTTCTTCATCTGCGGATCGTTCACCGGGATCATCGGCACGGCCATGGGGGTGATCCTCGGCTGCCTCTTCGCGATCTACATCGACCCGATCTTCGCCTTCGTGAACTACGTGGCGGGGGGCGGCGTCTGGGACCCGTCGATCCGCGGCATCTACGCGCTGCCCGCCAAGCTGCAGATGGCCGACGTGATGTCGGCGGTGCTGCTGTCGCTGGGCCTGTCGTTCATCGTGACGATCTTTCCGGCGCGCCGCGCCGCCCGCATGAACCCGGTGGAGGCCCTGCGCTATGAATGACACCGTGCAGGACCCGGTGCTGCGGCTGACCGGGATCGAGAAGGTCTACAACGCCGGCAAACCCGGAGAGGTCCGCGTGCTGCGCGGCTGCGACCTCGAAGTCGCGCGCGGCGAGGTCGTGGCGCTGGTGGCGCCCTCCGGCGCGGGCAAGTCGACGCTCTTGCACATCGCGGGGCTTCTGGACACCGCCGACAGCGGCACGGTGGAAATCGCGGGCGAGCCGATGCAGGGCAAGTCCGACCGCCGCCGCACGCTGGTGCGCCGGGCGGAGGTGGGCTTTGTCTACCAGTTCCACCATCTGCTGCCGGAGTTCTCCGCGCTGGAGAACATCGTGCTGCCGCAGCTTGCCAACGGCGTGCCGCGACAGGCGGCGGAGCAGCGGGCACGCAGCCTGCTGGACAGCGTCGGCGTGGGGGAGCGCGCGGGCCATCGCCCGGCGGCCATGTCCGGCGGCGAACAGCAGCGGGTCGCCTTCTGCCGGGCCATGGCCAACACGCCGAAGCTGCTGCTGGCCGACGAGCCGACCGGCAACCTCGATCCGCAGACCTCCGACCGGGTGTTCGCCGCGCTCATGGACCTGGTGCGCGAGACCGGGCTTTCCGCGCTGATCGCCACCCACAACCTCGACCTCGCCGCGCGCATGGACCGGCGGGTACGGATGGAAGACGGCCACCTGCGCGCGGACGGCTGAGGGGGAGGCGGCGCAAAGCCCCGCCCTACAGCCGTCGCGCTTGTCTGCGGATGACGCGCACCGACCGGATGTACAGGACACGCCGGTGGCAAACCGCGTGCCGGATCGTAGGGCGGGGCTCTGCGCCGCCTTGCCCTTGGCTTTCCATCTGCAAGTGACAGCCGTCGCGCGCGAACCCGGACGGCGCGCCACGGATCGCCGATGGCCGGGCGGTTCGCAGGGCGGTGCTCGGCGCCGCCTGCGCCTCTGCGACACATGCGCCCGTTAACCACATCCGTGGGCAAATCGCGGTCCCGGGCGCGGCGCGCCGGGACAAAGGTTAACAACCGGCCGGGAATCGGGGTCCAATCGGCCGGTTCGCCCCTTAATGCGACACTGGCGCGGCTTAAGCCTTCGGTAATCCGTTGTGGAAAGCCCCGCCCGCCCTACCGCATCTGGCGCCGGACGGGCCGTTAACCCCACCGTGCGCCGCGTGAACGGGCGCAGGACCGTAGCCCCGTTGCCGCCGCACACCCACCGCGCTTTACGCCCTTTGCGTGATCCAGACCCCCAGCGCCATGACCGCGATCCCGGTCGCGCGCGTCAGGGTCAAAGGGCTGATCCGCGCGCCGAACAGGCCGAAATGGTCGATCGCCGCGGCCGAGATCAGCTGCCCGATCAGCACGAAGAACACCGCGTTGCCGACGCCGAAATGCGGCGCGATGAAAGTCACCGACAGCACGTAGAACGCGACGAAGGCACCGCCCAGCAGCAGGTGCTTCGGCGCCACGCGCACACCCCCGAAGCCCTTGGCGCCATTGAGAATCCACACGACGAGGCAGATCGCCAGCGCCACGCAGAACAGCACCACCGCCGCCGCTACGGGCGAAGCCAGCCGCTGCCCCAGCGCCGCGTTCAGCGCCGCGAGGATCGGGATGCCCATGCCCGCGAAAAGCATGACCACCGCGTAATGCGTCATCCCCGGCGTCATGGCTTGAAGAACGTCGCGCTGGCCCGCGCGACCTCCTTTTCGCCGGGCAGGCTGACCAGCACGGCCTCGGCGAAAATCAGCGCCCGCCCGCCCTTGACGACCTTCGCCGTGCAGCGGATCGCATCGCCCCGCGCCGCGCTCAGGAACCGCGTCTCCAGGTTCGTCGTCGCCACCGGCACGAACTCTCCGATATGCCCGGCGCAGGCAAAGACCATCGCCGTATCGGCCAGCGTCGACAGCGCCTGCCCGCAGACGATGCCGCCGACACGGGCGATCTCTGCGGTAACCGGAATTTCAAGAACGGCGCCCAATGGTGTGATATCGGACACTTTTGGCTGCAAAGCTTGCACCCATGGGGCGAAATTGTCTTCTAACAGCGCATTTGCGGTGGCAGGATCGAGCATGAGTCTCCCTCGGACGTCTTCTGGGTCCGACCATGACCGCCGGAACGGCGCCTGTCACGCGCCCGAATGCGCGGTGCGCGACAGAGGAGGCCGGGGGGACAGATAGGGAAGGATCTCGGATGAAGCGTTGGCTGGCACTGACGGCGGCACTGGGACTGCTGTCGGGATGCGCGTTCCTCGAACGGCTGGCGGGTCCGGGGCCTGCCGCGCCGCAATCGGGCACCATCACCCTCTCGGGCACCGCTCCGGCCTCGGCCGTCTACCTGGTGGAGCCGCAGGTCACCGTGATCAGTCCGCCCCGCGCGGTGCCGGTGACGCAGGGCGCAAGCCTTTATGCGGGCTGGTGCATGGACTGCCACGGCGCCGAGGCACGCGGTTTCGGCCGCGTCTCCGGCCAGATGACGGTGAAGCCCACGGACCTCACCACGCTTGCGCTCAACAACGGCGGCACCTTCCCGGCGCGGCGCGTGATCGGCGCGATGCAGGGGGCCGGGGCCTATCACCGCGGCCTGATGCCGGAGATCGGCGGCGCGCTCGACGGCCCGCTGGTGGAGTGGATCGGCCCCGACGGCACCTCGCATCTGACCACGCAATCCACCATGGACCTGATCGTGTATCTTGAAAACCTGCAGGTCTGACGCAGCGCTTGCATCCGCGGCAGGGCGCTGGCATCACACCCTGAAAAAGAGGGGCTGAAGGACATGCGCGCACCGCTCATCGCGTTGGTTATGACCGCTGGACTGGCGGGTTGTGTCGAAGAGACCGAGATGCCGGGGCCGCAGGACGGCCGCGCGCTCTTCATGGAAAACTGCGCCGTCTGCCATGGCGAAAACGGCAAGGGCGACGGTCCGATGGCGCGCCGCATGCAGAAGGCGCCCAAGGACCTGACGCTGATCAGGCTGCGCCACGGCAACGCCTTCCCGCGCGCGAAGGTCATGTCGATCATCGACGGCTACGCGCGCTCCGACATCGCCGGGCCGGGGATGCCGGAATTCGGTGAACTGCTGGAAGGCGACCTCGTGCCCTTCGACTCGGGCGATGGCATCCAGACGCCGACGCCGCGCAAGCTGGTGGCGCTGCTGGAATACCTCGAGACGATCCAGGAAGACCGCAAGTAAGTTCTGGAGCCCGGCGATTCCAGGGGGTTGCCGGGCGTGCCTCTTACAGCCTCCGAACGGCGCGGCGTGGTCCGTGCCTCCTGACGCGACACATGAGGAACGGCCGACTCTCCTGTCCTGACAGGATGATGTCCCGGGATCTTCGGGTCGCGTGAGAGCGTCGTCAGGCGGCGACCGTCTTGCGCACCATGTCCCAGTAAAGCCGCGCCACGTCCTCCGGCCCCAGCCGCCCGCCGGGGCGATACCAGGTGGTCACGCCGGTCAGCATGGCGATCACCGCAAGCGTCGTCAGCTTGCTGTCGGTCAGGGCAAAGATCCCCGCTGCCACGCCGTCCCGCAGGATCGTTTCCAGCGCATCCTCGTATTCCCTCCGCAAACGCTCGATCTTGGCGAAGTTGCCGGGATCGAGGTTGCGCAGCTCCATGTAGGAGATGAACACCGCCTCTGGCCGGTCGAGGTGAAAGGCGATGTGGAACCGCACGAAGGCCTCCAGCCGCGCGTCTGGCGCCTGTGGCGGGTCGAGCGTGCGCCAGGCCTCCAGCAGGTCGAGCATGTGGCCTTCGAGCAGCGAGAACAGAAGCGCCTGCTTGTCGGGCGTGTAGTTGTAAAGCGCGCCGACCTGCACGCCCACCTCGCCCGCGATCTGCCGCATGGAGACCGCCGCGAAGCCGTGCTTGGCGAACAGGTGCAGGGCGGCCTCTCGGATGCGGGGGCCGGTGATCTCGGAGTGGGAGCCTTGGGTGCGCGCCATGCCGCCCAAATTATCTGAACGCACGTTCAGATCAAGGCGGGCGCTTGCGGGAGGATGCGCCATGCGGCAAGACTGACGCATGAGACGCGCGTACCTGTCCCTCCCGGCGGCCCTGTTGATGGCCCTGACCGCCTGCACCCAGTTCCCCGAACTGGATGCGGTGGCGACCCCGGGCGTGGAGAACGCGCCTTATCCCCGGCTCGTGCCCATCGACGACCTCATCGCGGACCCGGCCCCGCCGCGTGCGACGAAAGAGGACATCGCGCAGGTGCAGGCGCGGGCGGATGGGCTGCAGGCGCGCGCGGCGGGGGTCGGCAGCGCGCAGGTCTCCCAGCCGGATTCGGTGGCGGAGCGGCTGAAGCGCCTGCAACAGAAAGCGGCAGAGCTGCGGCAACAGTGACGCAGGGGGCCCTTGCCCGGGCATGGGCATGTCCGCGCGTGGTTGCAGGGCGCATCACTTGCGCGTAACCGGTGTCGCGGAACGTCACCCGGAGGTATGCCCCATGTCCCAACCCCTTCGTCTTGGAATTGCCGGTCTCGGGACCGTCGGCACCGGCGTGGTCAAGATCGTGCGCCAGAAGGCGGCCCTGCTTGAGGCACGCTCCGGCCGGCCGATCGCCATCAGCGCGGTGTCGGCGCGCACCCGTGCCAAGGACCGGGGCGTGTCGCTGGACAGCTACGCCTGGGAAGACGACCCGGTGACGCTGGCCACCCGCGACGACGTGGACGTGTTCGTCGAACTCATGGGCGGCAGCGACGGCCCGGCGAAGGCCGCTGTCGAAGCGGCGCTGAAGGCGGGCAAGGACGTCGTCACGGCGAACAAGGCGCTGCTTGCGCACCACGGTCAGGCGCTGGCCGAACTGGCCGAAGCGAGCGGATCGGTCCTGCGCTTCGAAGCGGCGGTGGCGGGCGGTATCCCGGTCATCAAGGCGCTGACCGAGGGCCTTGCCGGGAACGAGATCATCCGCGTGATGGGCGTGATGAACGGCACCTGCAACTACATCCTCACCCGGATGGAGGACGGCGGCCTGACCTACGACGAGGCCTTTGCCGAGGCCGACGCCCTGGGCTACCTGGAGGCCGATCCGACGCTCGACGTGGGCGGCATCGACGCGGGCCACAAGCTGTCCCTGCTGGCGGCCATCGCCTTCGGCACGCAGGTCAGCTTCTCCGGGGTGGAGCTGGAAGGCATCGGCAAGGTCACCATCGACGACATCAAGCAGGCCGCCGACATGGGTTTCCGGATCAAGTTGCTGGGCGTGTCCCGGATGACCGGTCGCGGGCTGGAGCAATCCATGGCGCCCTGCCTCGTCCCGGCCTCCTCGCCGCTGGGCCAGCTTTCGGGCGGCACCAACATGGTGGTGATCGAGGGCGATCAGGTCGGCCAGATCGTGATGCGCGGCGCCGGCGCGGGCGAGGGGCCGACCGCCTCTGCCGTGATGGGCGACGTGATGGACGTGGCGCGCGGGCTGCGGGTCTCGACCTTCGGACAGGCCGCGTCAAAGCTCGTTCCGGCGGTGCCGGCGAAGGCCACGACGCCGGCACCCTACTACCTGCGCACCCAGCTTGCGGACAAGCCGGGCGCACTGGCGAAGGTGGCCGCCGCCTTGGGCGAAGCGGGTGTGTCGATCCACCGTATGCGCCAGTACGACCACGTCGAGGACCGGGCGCCCGTGCTGATCGTGACGCACAAGACCACGCGCGCGGCGCTCGACCAGGCGCTGGAGGCGATGCAGAAGCTGGCCGTTGTGGTCGCGGCGCCCGTCGCCCTGCGGATCGAGGAAGTCTGAGGCAGGGGCGGCGCAAAGCCCCGCCCGACATCGGACCTGCACGGCGCGGCACGGGCCGGGCACGGTACGGGAGCGCCGCCTTTGGCGCTGTCGGCGCCGCGTCGGTGCCTGCCTGCTGACCGAACAGGCTTTGGCGGCGGCGAAGGTGGCGGGAAAGGCGCAAGGCGGCGAGGGTTGGCGCAACCAGCCTTGCCCCCCGCGCGCCGCCTGCGCTAGAGCCAAGACACGCTTCATCCAAAGGAAATACTCCGATGCCGACGCCCAAGGATTTCAATGACCGCATGCTTTCTCTGGGCCTCGCCCGGGTTGCCGAACAGGCCGCCATCGCCAGTGCCGACCTGATCGGCCGCGGAGACGAGAAGGCCGCGGACCAGGCCGCCGTGAACGCCATGCGGGAAGAGCTGAACAAGCTCGACATTTCCGGCGTGGTCGTGATCGGCGAGGGCGAGCGGGACGAGGCGCCGATGCTCTATATCGGCGAGGAAGTGGGGCAGGGCGGCCCCGGCGTGGACATCGCGCTCGACCCGCTGGAAGGCACGACGCTGACCGCCAAGGACATGCCGAACGCGCTGACCGTGATCGCCATGGGGCCGCGCGGGTCCATGCTGCACGCGCCGGACGTCTACATGGACAAGCTGGCCATCGGCCCGGGTTACCCGGTCGACGTGGTGTCGCTGGACATGTCGCCCTCCGAACGTGTGTTCGCGCTGGCCAAGGCGAAGGACTGCGCGCCGCAGGACATCACCTGCTGCATCCTCGAACGGCCGCGCCACGAGGACATGATCGCCGAAGTCCGCTCGACCGGGGCGGGCATCCGGCTGATCACCGACGGCGACGTGGCCGGTGTCATGCACTGCGCCGAACCGGTGTTGACCGGCATCGATATGTACATGGGTTCGGGTGGTGCGCCCGAGGGGGTGCTGGCGGCGGCCGCGCTGAAGTGCATGGGCGGCCAGATGTGGGGCCGCCTGCTGTTCCGCAACGACGACGAGCGGGGCCGCGCCGCCAAGGCCGGGATCACCGACCTGGACAAGATCTACGCCCGCGACGAGCTGGTGACCGACCACGTGATCTTTGCCGCGACCGGCGTGACCAACGGCTCCGTCGTGTCGGGGATCAAGCGCACGCCCGGCTGGATCGAGACGGAGACGATCCTGATGCGCTCCAAGACCGGGTCGGTGCGGCGGATGCAGTACCGCAATCCGTTCCGTCACAAGGTCTGAGTACCTTTGGCATAAGTGCCCGGACCGGCCCCCGCGATCTGCGGGGGCCGTTTCGTTTTGCCCATGCCCGGTGTCGCGTGGCTGTCAGCCTTTGAGGCAGGTATTTGATCCAAGGTGAAGACAGGGCGCTTGCGCCGGGCCCCATCGGGTGTGCAGCGTGATGGCGGGGGTGTGGCTGCGGCCTTTCGCTTGCCACCGGATTTGGCTATCCCCTGCGGTGGGGCAGTGGAAGGACGGCATTGGCGTATCTGGGTGTAGAGAGCAGCCTCTCGGGGCGGCGTTGGGTCGGACCGGACGTGGAAACCGAGCGTCAGGCGGAGCTTCTGGCGCAGCAGACCGGACTGGCCCGTCCCCTCTGCGCGATCCTCGCGCGGCTGGGTGTTCCGCCGGAGGAGGCGCAGGCCTACCTGGAGCCGAAGTTGCGCGACCTGCTGCCCGACCCGCGGTCGCTCAAGGACATGGAGAAGGCGGCCACGCGGTTCCTGAAGGCGGTCTCCGGGCGCGAACGGATCGCGGTGTTTGCCGATTACGACGTGGACGGCGGATCCTCGGCCGCCCTGCTGATCGACTGGCTGCGGCAGATGGGGCGGCCGGCGACGCTGTATGTGCCCGACCGGATCGACGAGGGCTATGGGCCGAACCCGACCGCCATGGCGGGGCTGGCCCGCGAGCATGACCTGATCGTCTGCGTCGATTGCGGGACCTTGTCGCATGACGCCATCGCCGCGGCCGAGGGGGCGGATGTGGTGGTGCTGGATCACCACCTTGGCGGCGA
This region includes:
- a CDS encoding pyridoxal phosphate-dependent aminotransferase, with protein sequence MSGPRYPDLIADLPATVPFVGPEALERQRGAPFRARLGANESVFGPSPFAIAAMQDEAVEIWKYADSSHLDLKGALSEQMGVTPANIVLGSGIDGLLGNFVRLLVAPGDAVVTSDGAYPTFNYHVAGYGGVLHKVPFVKDREDPAALFAKAAEVDAKIVYLSNPDNPMGTFHKGSEIVSALDHLPDGCVLALDEAYIEFAPDGTSPDLDPEDPRVIRFRTFSKAHGMAGARIGYAVGAQGLIKAFDKIRNHFGMSRLSLAGALAALQDKAWLGDVLRLVDESKTRITRIAEANGLSTLPSGTNFVAVDCGSDGAFARAVLAALAEDGVFVRMPFVAPQDRCIRITAGRPEDMDILEEALPKALARARNG
- a CDS encoding DUF1992 domain-containing protein, producing MRGWHRLTEAQIRKAEAEGALSGLSGEGKPLPKRPGDAQVDAGDAVGFRIMAEAGALPEEIALKAQLDAARTDWQAATDPDARKRLMARIADLQLRYEIAREARRKFLR
- a CDS encoding NAD(P)-dependent oxidoreductase; this encodes MKLLVLGGSRGIGLKVVEAALAAGHTVRAMSRSAGSMPPREGLEPVAGDATNSADLGPALEGVDAVVMALGMKESIAMLWRRVTLFSDATRALVPLMEAQGVRRLVAITGIGAGDSVSALSTPERLGHRVLLSEPYKDKTRQEEIIRASSLDWTLVRPTILTGNRACHDIEVMVAPETWRMGVISRADVAEYVVKCLDDPATYGTAPVLARRVSRPGRATG
- a CDS encoding lipoprotein-releasing ABC transporter permease subunit, with the protein product MRNPPPFAPFEWMIAWRYLRARRAEGGVSVMTWISLVGITLAVFALIATLAVRSGFRAEFVDTILGSNAHLTVYSTTRTDEAGNPDRTIADYEGMAQQVERVPFIQRVAPLVKGQVMATANGNNAGVEVFGIAPDDLKAIPRIADPETGRGDLDRFEEGVAIGSGVAMMLGVGVGDDVKLISPNGVKTAFGVSPRVKSYKVTWIFTAGRYDIDRTRIYMPFAEAQLYFNREGVADELEVIVSDPEEVETFIQPVSEAVGPGALIWTWQDASGGFLRALEIEDNVMFVILSVLVLIATMNIVSGLIMLVKNKGRDIGILRTMGLTEGSVMRVFFICGSFTGIIGTAMGVILGCLFAIYIDPIFAFVNYVAGGGVWDPSIRGIYALPAKLQMADVMSAVLLSLGLSFIVTIFPARRAARMNPVEALRYE
- a CDS encoding ABC transporter ATP-binding protein; protein product: MQDPVLRLTGIEKVYNAGKPGEVRVLRGCDLEVARGEVVALVAPSGAGKSTLLHIAGLLDTADSGTVEIAGEPMQGKSDRRRTLVRRAEVGFVYQFHHLLPEFSALENIVLPQLANGVPRQAAEQRARSLLDSVGVGERAGHRPAAMSGGEQQRVAFCRAMANTPKLLLADEPTGNLDPQTSDRVFAALMDLVRETGLSALIATHNLDLAARMDRRVRMEDGHLRADG
- a CDS encoding DMT family transporter, whose translation is MTHYAVVMLFAGMGIPILAALNAALGQRLASPVAAAVVLFCVALAICLVVWILNGAKGFGGVRVAPKHLLLGGAFVAFYVLSVTFIAPHFGVGNAVFFVLIGQLISAAAIDHFGLFGARISPLTLTRATGIAVMALGVWITQRA
- a CDS encoding PaaI family thioesterase encodes the protein MLDPATANALLEDNFAPWVQALQPKVSDITPLGAVLEIPVTAEIARVGGIVCGQALSTLADTAMVFACAGHIGEFVPVATTNLETRFLSAARGDAIRCTAKVVKGGRALIFAEAVLVSLPGEKEVARASATFFKP
- a CDS encoding cytochrome c gives rise to the protein MRAPLIALVMTAGLAGCVEETEMPGPQDGRALFMENCAVCHGENGKGDGPMARRMQKAPKDLTLIRLRHGNAFPRAKVMSIIDGYARSDIAGPGMPEFGELLEGDLVPFDSGDGIQTPTPRKLVALLEYLETIQEDRK
- a CDS encoding TetR/AcrR family transcriptional regulator produces the protein MARTQGSHSEITGPRIREAALHLFAKHGFAAVSMRQIAGEVGVQVGALYNYTPDKQALLFSLLEGHMLDLLEAWRTLDPPQAPDARLEAFVRFHIAFHLDRPEAVFISYMELRNLDPGNFAKIERLRREYEDALETILRDGVAAGIFALTDSKLTTLAVIAMLTGVTTWYRPGGRLGPEDVARLYWDMVRKTVAA
- a CDS encoding homoserine dehydrogenase, with the translated sequence MSQPLRLGIAGLGTVGTGVVKIVRQKAALLEARSGRPIAISAVSARTRAKDRGVSLDSYAWEDDPVTLATRDDVDVFVELMGGSDGPAKAAVEAALKAGKDVVTANKALLAHHGQALAELAEASGSVLRFEAAVAGGIPVIKALTEGLAGNEIIRVMGVMNGTCNYILTRMEDGGLTYDEAFAEADALGYLEADPTLDVGGIDAGHKLSLLAAIAFGTQVSFSGVELEGIGKVTIDDIKQAADMGFRIKLLGVSRMTGRGLEQSMAPCLVPASSPLGQLSGGTNMVVIEGDQVGQIVMRGAGAGEGPTASAVMGDVMDVARGLRVSTFGQAASKLVPAVPAKATTPAPYYLRTQLADKPGALAKVAAALGEAGVSIHRMRQYDHVEDRAPVLIVTHKTTRAALDQALEAMQKLAVVVAAPVALRIEEV
- the glpX gene encoding class II fructose-bisphosphatase: MPTPKDFNDRMLSLGLARVAEQAAIASADLIGRGDEKAADQAAVNAMREELNKLDISGVVVIGEGERDEAPMLYIGEEVGQGGPGVDIALDPLEGTTLTAKDMPNALTVIAMGPRGSMLHAPDVYMDKLAIGPGYPVDVVSLDMSPSERVFALAKAKDCAPQDITCCILERPRHEDMIAEVRSTGAGIRLITDGDVAGVMHCAEPVLTGIDMYMGSGGAPEGVLAAAALKCMGGQMWGRLLFRNDDERGRAAKAGITDLDKIYARDELVTDHVIFAATGVTNGSVVSGIKRTPGWIETETILMRSKTGSVRRMQYRNPFRHKV